The following are from one region of the Pectobacterium actinidiae genome:
- a CDS encoding methylglyoxal synthase, producing the protein MEFTTRTIPAQKHIALVAHDHCKQSLLDWVGTNKQQLTEHTLYATGTTGNLIQLNTGLPVKSMLSGPMGGDQQVGALISEGKIDLMIFFWDPLNAVPHDPDVKALLRLATVWNIPVATNRATADFLIHSALFKEPVQIAIPDYQRYLQDRLK; encoded by the coding sequence ATGGAGTTCACCACCCGTACCATCCCCGCGCAAAAACATATTGCGCTGGTAGCACACGACCACTGTAAACAATCTTTGCTGGATTGGGTTGGTACGAACAAACAACAGCTCACAGAGCACACGCTTTACGCTACCGGAACCACTGGTAACCTAATTCAGTTGAATACGGGTCTTCCCGTAAAAAGCATGCTAAGTGGACCGATGGGGGGTGACCAGCAGGTTGGCGCACTCATTTCCGAAGGGAAAATCGATTTAATGATCTTCTTTTGGGATCCGCTTAACGCCGTGCCACACGATCCCGATGTCAAGGCGCTGCTGAGGCTGGCTACGGTTTGGAACATCCCTGTTGCCACCAACCGGGCAACGGCTGATTTCCTGATTCACTCAGCGCTATTTAAAGAACCGGTTCAAATCGCCATTCCTGATTATCAGCGCTACCTACAAGACCGTCTGAAATAA
- the helD gene encoding DNA helicase IV: MELKSTSLGKHLAQHPYNRVRLLNAGVEVSGDKHQYLIPFNQLLSIHCKRGLVWGELEFELPAGKVVRLHGTEWQETQAFYRHLLKSWLDWSEEMSLISAEVLQRQTDSIQTLTQQDKWFSRQALATLQNAIRESLGALPLPVSRLETFDNCRDHYQNCLRWLEQGDETRTAVNQAWMDRTLAAEQSFFETVESSPLNVSQSKAVINGEEGVLVLAGAGSGKTSVLVARAAWLLHRQEATPDQILLLAFGRKAAEEMNERIRERVSTDEIQAKTFHALALHIIQQASRKAPMISQLESDAKQRRELLISHWQQQCAEKKTQANGWRRWLTEELEWDVPEGDFWSDPKLAGRLAGRLERWLGLMRMHGGSQSEMVEQAPESIRTVFQQRVRLMAPLLKAWKKALKDENAVDFSGLIHQAVNLLDKGRFVSPWKHILVDEFQDISPQRATLLAALRRQNSRTCLFAVGDDWQAIYRFSGAELALTTAFEQHFGVGEQCALDTTYRFNERIGEVANTFIQQNPYQLRKPLNSLNKGDKKAVTILPQDQLEPLLDKLSGFVKADERILVLARYHHLRPAILEKAATKWPNLQIDFMTVHASKGQQAEYVIIVGMHEGKDGFPAPARESVIEAVLLPEPEDFPDAEERRLLYVALTRAKHRVWLLQDVTNPSVFIEHLHRLGVPTQRKPG; this comes from the coding sequence ATGGAACTGAAATCTACCTCGTTAGGTAAACATCTGGCCCAGCATCCTTACAACCGGGTGCGGTTACTGAATGCCGGTGTCGAAGTGAGTGGCGATAAACATCAATACCTGATCCCTTTTAATCAGTTGCTGAGTATTCACTGTAAAAGAGGGCTGGTGTGGGGAGAGCTGGAATTTGAATTGCCAGCCGGAAAAGTGGTGCGCTTGCACGGAACAGAGTGGCAGGAAACGCAGGCTTTTTACCGCCATCTTCTTAAATCCTGGCTCGACTGGAGCGAGGAGATGAGTCTGATCAGTGCTGAAGTTTTGCAACGCCAAACGGACAGTATTCAAACACTGACGCAGCAGGATAAATGGTTTAGCCGACAGGCTTTAGCAACATTGCAGAATGCCATTCGTGAATCGCTGGGCGCTTTGCCGCTTCCTGTTTCTCGTCTTGAAACCTTTGATAACTGCCGTGACCACTACCAGAATTGCTTGCGCTGGCTTGAGCAGGGCGATGAGACGCGCACAGCGGTGAATCAGGCATGGATGGATCGCACGCTGGCGGCAGAACAGTCTTTCTTTGAAACGGTAGAGAGTTCGCCACTAAATGTGTCGCAGAGTAAAGCTGTGATTAATGGTGAAGAGGGAGTGCTGGTACTGGCCGGCGCTGGCAGTGGGAAAACCTCCGTACTGGTGGCCCGAGCGGCATGGTTACTGCATCGTCAAGAAGCCACGCCCGATCAGATTCTACTGCTGGCATTTGGACGTAAAGCGGCAGAAGAGATGAACGAACGTATCCGGGAGCGGGTCAGCACGGATGAGATTCAGGCTAAGACGTTCCATGCGCTGGCATTGCACATTATTCAGCAGGCTAGCCGCAAGGCCCCGATGATAAGCCAACTGGAAAGTGATGCGAAACAGCGTCGAGAATTGCTGATTTCTCATTGGCAGCAGCAGTGTGCTGAGAAAAAAACGCAGGCTAACGGGTGGCGACGCTGGTTAACAGAAGAGCTGGAATGGGATGTGCCAGAAGGCGATTTCTGGAGCGATCCGAAGCTGGCGGGACGGTTGGCTGGGCGACTTGAACGCTGGTTAGGCTTGATGCGTATGCACGGCGGCAGCCAGAGTGAAATGGTTGAGCAGGCGCCAGAATCAATTCGGACAGTATTTCAGCAACGAGTTCGCCTGATGGCTCCGTTGTTGAAAGCCTGGAAAAAAGCGCTTAAGGATGAGAATGCCGTCGATTTCTCTGGCCTCATCCATCAAGCCGTGAACTTGCTGGATAAAGGGCGCTTTGTGAGTCCCTGGAAGCACATTCTGGTGGACGAATTTCAAGATATCTCACCGCAGCGTGCGACGCTGTTAGCAGCATTGCGTCGACAAAATAGCCGTACCTGTCTTTTTGCTGTTGGGGATGACTGGCAGGCAATTTATCGTTTTAGCGGTGCTGAGCTGGCGTTGACGACAGCATTTGAACAGCATTTCGGCGTAGGCGAGCAGTGCGCGCTGGATACCACCTATCGTTTTAATGAACGCATTGGTGAAGTCGCCAACACGTTCATACAGCAAAACCCATATCAGTTGAGGAAACCGCTTAATAGCCTGAATAAGGGAGATAAAAAAGCGGTGACCATCCTGCCTCAGGATCAGCTTGAACCCCTTCTGGATAAACTTAGCGGCTTTGTGAAAGCGGATGAACGCATTCTCGTGCTGGCGCGTTATCACCATTTACGCCCAGCGATTTTAGAGAAGGCTGCGACCAAATGGCCGAATTTGCAGATTGATTTCATGACGGTGCACGCCAGTAAAGGGCAGCAGGCGGAGTATGTCATTATTGTGGGTATGCATGAAGGGAAAGATGGGTTCCCGGCTCCGGCAAGAGAGTCTGTCATTGAGGCGGTGCTATTACCTGAACCGGAGGACTTCCCCGATGCGGAAGAGCGGCGTTTACTGTATGTGGCGCTGACGAGGGCGAAACATCGCGTTTGGTTGCTACAGGATGTGACAAATCCATCAGTGTTTATTGAACATCTTCACCGCCTAGGCGTACCGACGCAGCGTAAGCCGGGATAA
- a CDS encoding YccF domain-containing protein, translating into MRTVLNILNFVLGGFFTTLAWLLATVVSVLLIFTLPLTRSCWEITKLSLLPYGNEAIHVDELRPDEKSAILSAGGSLLNIFWFIFFGWWLCLSHIITGIAQCITIIGIPVGIANFKIAAIALWPVGRRVVSVELAQAARENNARRHFR; encoded by the coding sequence ATGCGTACTGTGTTGAATATCCTTAACTTCGTATTAGGTGGTTTTTTCACCACGTTAGCCTGGCTTCTGGCGACTGTTGTCAGCGTGCTGCTGATTTTTACCTTGCCGCTAACACGCTCATGTTGGGAAATCACCAAGCTGTCACTCTTGCCTTATGGCAATGAGGCCATCCATGTTGACGAGCTGCGCCCAGATGAAAAGAGCGCGATTCTCAGCGCAGGCGGATCGCTGCTGAATATCTTCTGGTTCATTTTCTTTGGCTGGTGGCTTTGCCTGTCGCACATCATTACTGGCATCGCACAGTGTATTACGATCATTGGCATTCCTGTTGGCATCGCCAATTTTAAAATTGCCGCCATCGCGCTGTGGCCAGTAGGGCGTCGCGTGGTTTCCGTCGAACTGGCGCAGGCTGCGCGGGAAAACAATGCCCGCCGCCACTTTCGCTAA
- the yccS gene encoding YccS family putative transporter: MLIFAPGIRRYVYNSSWLYTIRILIALSGAAAVPWWLGQPTSTIPVTLGVVAAALTDLDDRLTGRLRNLFITLACFFVASVSIELLFPYPWLFGLGLAVSTCGFILLGALGQRYATIAFGALLIAIYTMLGISLYDNWYQQPIMLLIGASWYNLLTLFGHLIFPIRPLQDNLAQCYQQLARYLDAKANLFDPDIEEETDKPLIDVAMANSQLVATLNQTKSSLLTRLRGDRGQRGTRQTLHYYFVAQDIHERASSSHVYYPQLREKLRYSDVLFRFQRLLSMQAKACQQLSQSILLQQKYQHDSRIERAFVHLESAIARIAANNMADAAQIKALTYLLNNLRAIDAQLATIESEQAIEQENNPENTLADDKITGWSDIRLRISRHLTPQSALFRHAIRMSVLLCSGYALIQVTGLQHGYWILLTSLFVCQPNYNATRRRLTLRIIGTLTGILLGLPILYFVPSLEGQLTLIVISGVLFFAFRNVQYAHATMFITLLVLLCFNLLGEGFEVAVPRIIDTLLGCAIAWAAVSFIWPDWRFRGLPTVINKTLDANCRYLDAIMVQYYQGKDNSLPYRIARRDAHNCDAELASVVSNMSSEPHATRNKLDSAFRFMCLNHTLLSYISTLGAHRGKITSTETLQLLDDAVCHVDDALHCNEEESLRINQGLKTITASLQSLSPESDSKESLIIQQIGLLIGLLPELVQLKNDMITQ; the protein is encoded by the coding sequence TTGCTCATCTTCGCCCCGGGAATTCGCCGCTATGTGTATAACAGCAGTTGGCTGTATACCATTCGCATCCTTATTGCTCTGAGTGGTGCGGCGGCCGTTCCCTGGTGGCTTGGGCAGCCAACATCGACTATCCCCGTCACGCTTGGCGTCGTCGCAGCCGCCCTTACCGACCTTGACGATCGCCTCACCGGACGTCTGCGTAATCTGTTCATTACGCTGGCCTGTTTTTTTGTCGCTTCCGTTTCGATCGAATTGCTTTTCCCCTATCCCTGGCTGTTTGGCCTTGGTCTGGCAGTATCAACCTGCGGATTTATTCTGCTCGGCGCATTAGGGCAACGCTATGCAACTATTGCATTCGGCGCACTGCTGATCGCTATTTACACCATGCTGGGCATCTCGCTTTATGACAACTGGTATCAGCAGCCCATCATGCTGCTGATCGGGGCCTCGTGGTACAACCTGCTGACGCTATTCGGCCACCTGATATTCCCCATCCGCCCGTTGCAGGATAACCTCGCGCAGTGTTATCAGCAGTTGGCTCGCTATCTGGATGCCAAAGCTAACCTCTTCGACCCCGACATTGAAGAAGAAACCGACAAGCCCCTCATTGACGTCGCGATGGCAAACAGCCAGCTGGTTGCGACGCTCAACCAGACCAAATCATCGCTATTAACACGTCTGCGTGGCGATCGCGGCCAGCGCGGTACGCGCCAAACGCTGCACTACTATTTTGTCGCGCAGGATATTCACGAACGGGCCAGCTCATCGCATGTTTACTATCCGCAACTGCGTGAAAAACTGCGCTATAGCGATGTCTTATTCCGCTTTCAGCGCCTGCTGAGTATGCAGGCCAAAGCCTGTCAGCAGTTGTCGCAATCTATTCTTCTCCAGCAAAAATATCAGCATGATAGCCGCATTGAGCGGGCTTTCGTGCATCTCGAGTCCGCTATTGCGCGCATTGCTGCCAACAACATGGCCGACGCCGCACAAATCAAAGCGCTCACTTATCTCTTGAATAATCTGCGCGCCATTGATGCTCAGTTGGCGACTATCGAATCTGAACAGGCGATTGAGCAAGAAAACAACCCGGAAAACACGCTGGCAGATGACAAAATCACGGGGTGGAGCGACATCCGCTTACGCATTAGCCGCCACTTGACGCCGCAGTCGGCACTGTTTCGTCATGCCATACGTATGTCCGTGCTGCTCTGTAGCGGCTACGCGTTGATTCAGGTCACGGGCTTGCAACACGGGTATTGGATTCTGCTCACCAGCCTGTTTGTTTGTCAGCCCAACTATAACGCCACTCGGCGGCGTCTGACGTTGAGAATTATCGGGACATTGACTGGTATTTTGCTTGGCCTACCCATCCTATACTTCGTTCCTTCGCTGGAAGGACAACTGACGTTGATCGTTATCAGTGGCGTACTATTTTTCGCCTTTCGCAACGTACAGTACGCCCACGCGACCATGTTTATTACCCTGCTTGTCCTGCTCTGTTTCAACCTGTTAGGTGAAGGCTTTGAGGTTGCAGTGCCACGCATTATTGATACGCTACTAGGGTGTGCCATCGCATGGGCGGCGGTGAGTTTTATTTGGCCAGACTGGCGCTTCCGCGGTCTGCCAACCGTCATCAATAAGACATTGGATGCCAACTGCCGTTATCTTGATGCGATCATGGTTCAATATTATCAGGGGAAAGATAATAGCCTGCCTTATCGCATTGCCCGCCGCGATGCGCATAACTGCGATGCAGAACTGGCCTCCGTCGTATCGAATATGTCTTCAGAGCCTCATGCGACCAGAAATAAGCTGGACAGCGCATTCCGCTTCATGTGTCTGAATCATACGTTGCTAAGCTATATTTCGACGCTCGGCGCACACCGAGGGAAAATTACCTCAACGGAAACGCTGCAATTGCTGGATGATGCCGTGTGTCACGTTGATGATGCGTTACACTGCAACGAAGAGGAAAGTTTGCGTATCAATCAGGGATTGAAAACTATCACTGCCAGCCTTCAATCCCTTTCACCCGAATCAGACAGTAAAGAATCATTAATTATTCAGCAAATCGGCCTATTGATCGGTCTCTTACCTGAACTCGTACAGTTAAAAAATGACATGATTACACAGTGA
- a CDS encoding TfoX/Sxy family DNA transformation protein, protein MKQLCKKRILQSQQSFSSLGDITSRSQFGGYSIAANKTIFGLVSEGELYLRASKKDEKYFQQRDMPNLIYTKRGMPVPLNYFLVDEALWQESEQLLYFAHLALGGAQYDKAVISANGRLKDLPNLNHDIERLLWKAGIKNVDELQHYGAKNSYLELRKVRANLSVNVLLALAGAICGTHQAALPRGIRNELLEWYKNNAVSKGPKH, encoded by the coding sequence ATGAAGCAATTATGCAAAAAAAGGATTTTGCAATCTCAGCAGTCTTTTTCATCTTTGGGGGACATCACTTCGCGTTCCCAATTTGGTGGCTACAGCATCGCAGCAAATAAAACGATTTTTGGACTGGTGTCAGAAGGGGAGCTTTATCTTCGCGCCAGTAAGAAGGATGAAAAATATTTTCAACAGCGGGATATGCCTAATCTGATTTATACCAAGCGCGGCATGCCCGTTCCGTTGAATTACTTTCTCGTCGATGAAGCATTATGGCAAGAATCTGAGCAGTTATTGTATTTCGCCCATCTGGCACTGGGAGGCGCGCAGTATGATAAAGCCGTCATAAGTGCCAACGGACGGCTAAAAGATCTTCCGAATCTTAACCACGATATCGAACGGCTGCTGTGGAAAGCAGGAATAAAGAATGTCGATGAATTACAACATTATGGTGCGAAAAACAGCTATCTCGAGTTGCGGAAGGTTCGCGCTAATCTGAGTGTTAACGTGCTATTGGCGCTTGCTGGTGCAATTTGTGGTACTCATCAGGCGGCACTCCCTCGCGGTATCCGCAACGAACTGTTGGAATGGTATAAAAATAATGCGGTATCCAAAGGGCCAAAGCACTAA
- the sulA gene encoding SOS-induced cell division inhibitor SulA, whose amino-acid sequence MRTQSIRSHNIEPSSFSANQHAAEPSVATGGIISEIVYNADQPIVTHLLLPLLQQLGTQSRWLLWLSPQQKLSRPWVQQSGLPLDKMVQLHHINPLFTVDAMERALLTGNYSAVLCWLPHELTEEERVRLRHAAQAGNTYGFIMRPESAGGDAYRLFPSLKIHSTLYH is encoded by the coding sequence ATGCGTACGCAATCAATCCGCTCTCACAACATCGAGCCGTCATCGTTTTCTGCAAATCAACACGCTGCGGAGCCCTCGGTTGCCACAGGTGGAATCATCAGCGAAATCGTGTACAACGCCGATCAGCCCATAGTCACACACTTGTTATTACCGCTCTTACAGCAGCTAGGTACGCAGTCTCGTTGGCTGTTGTGGCTTTCTCCTCAGCAAAAATTGAGCCGCCCTTGGGTTCAGCAATCTGGGCTACCGTTGGATAAAATGGTACAACTTCACCACATCAATCCGCTGTTTACGGTTGATGCTATGGAAAGAGCCTTGCTGACAGGGAATTACAGCGCTGTTTTGTGCTGGTTACCACACGAATTAACGGAAGAAGAGAGGGTTCGGTTACGGCACGCCGCACAGGCAGGAAACACGTATGGCTTCATTATGCGACCAGAAAGTGCTGGCGGTGACGCCTATAGACTGTTTCCTAGCCTTAAAATTCATTCGACATTGTATCATTAA
- the ompA gene encoding porin OmpA yields the protein MKKTAIAVAVALASFATVAQAAPKDNTWYTGGKLGVSQFHDTGFYGNGYTGVNNNPIKSKLGAGAFVGYQANPYLGFELGYDWLGRMKYAGSTASNDDSASFKAQGIQLAAKLSYPVLPDLDVYTRLGGMVWRADSHAATSVNTGVRTDINNDDTGVSPLAAIGVEYAIDKNWATRIDYQWVSNIGDAGTVGARPDNMLISAGLSYRFGQDDRVAPVVAPAPAPAPVVETKRFTLKSDVLFNFNKATLKAEGQQSLDQLYTQLSSLDPKDGSVVVLGFTDRLGSEQYNQGLSEKRAQSVVDYLVSKGIPANKVSARGLGKSQPVTGSTCDNVKPRAALIDCLAPDRRVEIEVKGIKDVVTQPQA from the coding sequence ATGAAAAAAACAGCTATCGCAGTTGCAGTGGCACTGGCTAGCTTCGCGACCGTCGCGCAAGCAGCTCCTAAAGACAATACCTGGTACACCGGTGGTAAACTGGGTGTGTCTCAATTCCACGATACTGGTTTCTACGGAAATGGTTACACTGGTGTCAACAACAACCCAATCAAAAGCAAGTTAGGCGCTGGTGCATTTGTTGGTTATCAAGCCAACCCGTACCTGGGTTTTGAACTGGGCTACGACTGGCTGGGCCGCATGAAGTATGCAGGTTCAACTGCATCAAATGATGACAGCGCTAGCTTCAAAGCACAGGGCATCCAACTGGCTGCTAAACTGAGCTACCCAGTTCTGCCTGATCTGGATGTTTATACCCGTTTAGGTGGTATGGTATGGCGCGCTGATAGCCATGCAGCAACCTCTGTCAACACAGGTGTAAGAACTGATATCAACAACGACGACACTGGCGTTTCTCCGCTGGCTGCGATCGGTGTTGAATACGCTATCGACAAAAACTGGGCCACTCGTATTGATTACCAGTGGGTAAGCAATATTGGTGATGCAGGCACAGTCGGTGCTCGTCCAGACAACATGCTCATCAGTGCTGGTCTTTCTTACCGTTTCGGCCAGGATGACCGTGTAGCACCAGTTGTTGCACCAGCTCCTGCTCCAGCTCCAGTTGTTGAAACCAAGCGTTTCACCCTGAAATCTGACGTTCTGTTCAACTTCAACAAAGCAACACTGAAAGCAGAAGGCCAGCAATCACTGGATCAACTGTACACCCAGTTGAGCTCTCTGGATCCTAAAGATGGTTCTGTTGTTGTTCTGGGCTTCACTGACCGTTTAGGTTCAGAGCAATACAACCAAGGCCTGTCTGAAAAACGTGCACAGAGCGTCGTTGATTACCTGGTTTCTAAAGGTATCCCTGCGAACAAAGTCTCTGCTCGTGGCCTGGGCAAATCTCAACCTGTTACCGGTTCTACCTGTGACAACGTGAAACCTCGTGCTGCGCTGATCGACTGCCTGGCACCGGATCGTCGCGTAGAGATCGAAGTTAAAGGCATCAAAGACGTTGTAACTCAGCCTCAGGCTTAA
- the matP gene encoding macrodomain Ter protein MatP — translation MKYQQLENLECGWKWKYLVKKHREGEEITRFLEQSAADDAVQALLKMENQPVKVLEWIAQCMNPTLENRMKQTIRARRKRHFNAEHQHTRKKSIDLEYLVWQRLAALAQRRGVTLSETIVQLIEDAEHKEKYASQMSLLKQDLKAILNNDEM, via the coding sequence ATGAAATATCAACAACTAGAAAATCTTGAGTGCGGGTGGAAATGGAAATACCTGGTGAAGAAGCATCGGGAGGGGGAAGAGATTACGCGTTTTCTCGAGCAAAGCGCTGCGGATGATGCTGTACAAGCATTGCTTAAAATGGAAAACCAGCCGGTGAAAGTGTTGGAGTGGATTGCGCAATGTATGAATCCCACCTTAGAAAACCGGATGAAGCAGACAATTCGCGCACGGCGCAAACGCCATTTCAACGCAGAGCATCAGCATACACGCAAGAAATCGATCGATCTGGAATACCTGGTTTGGCAGCGTCTTGCTGCTCTTGCGCAGAGACGCGGAGTGACGTTATCAGAAACGATAGTGCAGTTAATTGAAGACGCTGAACACAAAGAAAAATATGCCAGCCAGATGTCGCTGCTTAAGCAGGATCTTAAAGCTATTCTGAATAACGACGAAATGTGA
- a CDS encoding AAA family ATPase, whose amino-acid sequence MYNHAFPSDDYIDTLTSNRLSWQHLLPNNTPYQTLFTQAAQLAPAEFSAIQSRLADSLTLFCHPRSPSRFMLLKAQENDEYMALIARALSAIRPDSGAIHGSKYIIEGRHIRVEPATQPADNFAAQQSCGYQEWIEPEQLFGCVRSFHDEVTLHPGLIHQINGGTLILSARALLAQPLMWLRLKQIMAEGLYRWLSPDERKPLPVDVPPMPLDLRLIILGDRESLADIHDMEPELGEHAIYGEFEAQLQLIETDDMARWCSYINALCSENQLPLLDADAWPALVNIAIRYSGDQGNLPLCPRWLISQLKYASLYARDGQITEQALVDAVAARQWREGYLRERMQDEIELGQILIETEGEVVGQINGLSVLEFPGYPVAFGEPTRISCVVHAGDGEFTDVERKAELAGNLHAKGMMIMQAFLITELELDQQLPFSASIVFEQSYSEVDGDSASLAELCALVSALALRPINQQFAVTGSVDQFGHVQPIGGVNEKIEGFFEVCQRRGLTGTQGVILPTANLRHLCLQEDVVEAVRGGKFHLFPVETAPEALSLLTNFAYDDEQQPNLLSAIRERIGQLAPQERRRFPWFFR is encoded by the coding sequence TTGTATAATCACGCTTTTCCTTCAGACGATTACATTGATACTTTGACCAGTAACCGACTCTCATGGCAGCATTTACTGCCCAATAATACGCCTTATCAAACGCTATTCACTCAGGCAGCGCAACTTGCTCCTGCTGAATTCTCCGCTATTCAGTCGCGTCTGGCAGACAGCCTGACGCTCTTTTGCCACCCTCGTTCCCCTTCCCGCTTTATGCTATTGAAAGCGCAGGAGAATGATGAATATATGGCATTGATCGCCCGTGCGCTAAGCGCCATCAGGCCAGACTCCGGGGCGATACATGGCAGTAAATATATCATTGAGGGTCGTCATATCCGGGTCGAACCCGCCACACAGCCTGCGGATAATTTTGCCGCACAGCAATCCTGTGGCTATCAGGAATGGATTGAACCTGAACAGCTCTTCGGCTGTGTACGCAGTTTTCACGATGAAGTCACGCTGCACCCAGGACTGATTCATCAGATAAATGGCGGTACGTTGATCCTGTCAGCCAGAGCACTGCTGGCTCAGCCGTTGATGTGGCTGCGTCTGAAACAGATTATGGCTGAAGGTCTCTATCGTTGGCTGTCACCAGACGAGCGCAAACCACTTCCTGTTGATGTACCACCGATGCCGCTTGATCTTCGTCTGATCATTCTCGGTGATCGTGAAAGTTTGGCAGATATTCATGATATGGAGCCGGAATTAGGCGAACACGCGATTTACGGCGAGTTCGAAGCGCAATTGCAGTTAATTGAAACTGACGACATGGCGCGCTGGTGCTCCTACATCAATGCCCTGTGCAGCGAAAATCAGCTGCCGCTGCTGGATGCCGATGCCTGGCCGGCATTAGTGAACATTGCGATACGCTACAGCGGCGATCAAGGCAACTTGCCATTATGCCCGCGTTGGCTAATCAGCCAGTTAAAATATGCATCTCTATACGCCAGAGATGGTCAAATCACGGAGCAGGCGCTGGTTGACGCCGTTGCCGCTCGCCAATGGCGTGAAGGCTACCTTCGCGAACGCATGCAGGATGAAATCGAATTAGGTCAGATCCTGATCGAAACGGAAGGCGAAGTCGTCGGCCAGATTAATGGACTTTCCGTATTAGAATTCCCTGGCTACCCCGTTGCCTTTGGCGAGCCGACACGTATCAGTTGCGTGGTTCACGCGGGCGACGGTGAATTCACCGACGTTGAGCGCAAAGCCGAACTTGCTGGCAATTTACACGCCAAGGGTATGATGATCATGCAGGCATTCCTGATTACAGAACTGGAGCTTGATCAACAACTGCCCTTCTCTGCGTCCATAGTCTTCGAGCAATCGTACAGCGAAGTTGATGGCGACAGTGCCTCACTGGCAGAGCTGTGCGCGTTGGTGAGCGCCCTCGCCTTGCGACCCATTAATCAACAGTTCGCGGTAACCGGTTCCGTCGATCAATTTGGTCACGTGCAGCCAATTGGCGGCGTGAATGAGAAAATCGAAGGTTTTTTTGAGGTCTGCCAGCGTCGTGGGCTGACGGGAACACAGGGCGTGATTTTACCTACGGCTAATCTACGTCATCTCTGTTTACAGGAAGATGTCGTTGAAGCGGTACGTGGAGGGAAATTCCATCTTTTCCCGGTAGAAACTGCGCCGGAAGCGTTGTCATTATTGACCAACTTCGCTTATGACGATGAGCAACAGCCAAACCTGCTGTCCGCTATTCGTGAGAGAATTGGACAACTTGCACCGCAAGAACGTAGACGTTTCCCTTGGTTTTTCCGTTAA
- the fabA gene encoding bifunctional 3-hydroxydecanoyl-ACP dehydratase/trans-2-decenoyl-ACP isomerase, whose amino-acid sequence MVDKRESYTKEDLLASSRGELFGPQGPQLPAPNMLMMDRVVKMTEDGGKYGKGYVEAELDITPDLWFFGCHFIGDPVMPGCLGLDAMWQLVGFYLGWLGGEGKGRALGVGEVKFAGQILPTAKKVTYRIHFKRVINRRLVMGIADGEVLVDGQQIYTADELKVGLFKDASAF is encoded by the coding sequence ATGGTAGATAAACGCGAATCCTATACAAAAGAAGACCTCCTTGCCTCCAGTCGTGGTGAACTGTTCGGCCCGCAAGGCCCTCAGTTACCTGCCCCTAACATGCTCATGATGGACCGCGTCGTTAAAATGACGGAAGACGGCGGTAAGTATGGCAAAGGCTATGTGGAAGCCGAATTGGATATCACGCCTGACCTGTGGTTCTTCGGTTGCCACTTCATCGGCGATCCGGTGATGCCAGGCTGCCTCGGCCTGGATGCCATGTGGCAATTAGTCGGCTTTTATCTGGGCTGGCTGGGTGGCGAAGGCAAAGGCCGCGCGCTCGGCGTGGGTGAAGTCAAATTCGCCGGACAAATATTGCCGACAGCGAAGAAAGTGACGTATCGCATTCACTTCAAACGCGTGATCAATCGCCGTTTGGTGATGGGTATTGCTGATGGCGAAGTACTGGTTGATGGTCAACAGATCTATACCGCTGACGAACTGAAAGTAGGTTTGTTCAAAGACGCCAGCGCTTTCTAA